A part of Gossypium hirsutum isolate 1008001.06 chromosome A07, Gossypium_hirsutum_v2.1, whole genome shotgun sequence genomic DNA contains:
- the LOC107926619 gene encoding uncharacterized protein, translated as MAAQLMSTSFSYYYHHQTNPIIAPARTFKPSPSSTCLNSLLSLQRFGVFQRTRQEKRRGYGVVVASSSSNAAAPLWDSWKPEKSSAASPSLSDIIWPSAGAFAAMAILGKMDQILAPKGVSMTIAPLGAVCAVLFATPSSPAARKYNMFMAQIGCAAIGVAAFSVFGPGWLARSAALAASIAFMILTRSNHPPAASLPILFIDGVKLHHLNFWFALFPGAAACIIICLMQEVVCFLKNNFKF; from the exons ATGGCTGCCCAACTCATGAGTACGAGTTTTAGTTACTATTATCATCATCAAACCAATCCCATCATAGCTCCAGCAAGAACGTTCAAACCATCACCTTCCTCGACATGTTTGAATTCACTGTTGTCTTTGCAGAGATTTGGTGTTTTTCAAAGGACAAGACAAGAGAAAAGAAGGGGATATGGTGTTGTGGTTGCATCAAGCAGTAGCAATGCGGCGGCACCTCTTTGGGATTCTTGGAAACCAGAGAAAAGCTCTGCTGCTTCTCCTTCTCTCAGTGACATCATTTGGCCTTCTGCAG GAGCATTTGCTGCAATGGCGATATTGGGAAAGATGGATCAAATATTAGCACCAAAAGGGGTTTCAATGACAATTGCACCTTTAGGAGCTGTTTGTGCGGTCCTGTTTGCAACTCCATCCTCTCCTGCTGCTCGG AAGTACAATATGTTCATGGCTCAGATTGGTTGTGCAGCAATCGGTGTTGCGGCATTCTCAGTATTTGGGCCTGGCTGGCTTGCTAGAAGCGCCGCCCTTGCCGCTTCCATAGCTTTCATGATCCTTACACGTTCCAATCATCCACCAG CTGCCAGTTTGCCAATTCTATTCATTGATGGAGTTAAGTTACACCACTTAAATTTTTGGTTTGCTTTATTTCCTGGCGCTGCTGCATGTATCATCATCTGTTTGATG CAAGAAGTGGTTTGTTTCTTGAAGaacaatttcaaattttga